A DNA window from Sporosarcina sp. ANT_H38 contains the following coding sequences:
- a CDS encoding DUF368 domain-containing protein, whose amino-acid sequence MQWRNLYRGFFMGISDLIPGVSGGTIAFILGIYDELLASISGIFSRNWKKHIGFLLPLGIGIGATLLLFSRVIEYLLKYHTAPTQYFFMGLVIGVLPFISRQADVKRNFTWKHFMIILLVGAALASLAFIKPQDTTVITSLTASNAIGLFFAGWAGSMAMLLPGISGSFILLILGVYSTAIGALSNFNLPIIAVIGAGVIVGFIVSSKAISYLLKYFTYITFAIIIGLIIGSLFVIYPGIPESGTPFVMSVIAFFTGLVVANMFSSPNKASIINN is encoded by the coding sequence ATGCAATGGAGAAATTTATATCGCGGATTCTTTATGGGGATTAGCGATCTTATACCTGGAGTGAGCGGGGGAACGATTGCGTTCATATTAGGAATTTATGATGAATTATTAGCGTCGATTAGCGGGATTTTTAGCCGTAATTGGAAAAAACACATTGGGTTTTTATTGCCTTTAGGTATTGGAATCGGTGCTACCCTTTTACTGTTCAGTAGGGTAATTGAATATTTACTAAAGTATCATACCGCACCTACCCAGTATTTCTTTATGGGTCTAGTCATCGGTGTGCTACCCTTTATTTCGAGGCAAGCCGATGTGAAAAGAAATTTCACTTGGAAACACTTCATGATTATTTTACTAGTTGGAGCAGCACTCGCTTCTCTAGCATTCATAAAACCACAAGATACGACGGTTATTACTTCATTGACTGCTTCCAATGCGATTGGGCTCTTTTTCGCTGGTTGGGCGGGAAGCATGGCGATGTTATTGCCTGGTATTAGCGGTTCATTCATTTTGCTGATTTTAGGTGTCTATTCGACAGCAATCGGTGCATTATCGAACTTTAATTTGCCGATTATTGCCGTTATTGGTGCGGGAGTCATTGTCGGATTCATCGTCAGCAGTAAAGCAATCAGTTATTTGTTGAAATACTTTACGTACATCACTTTCGCCATAATAATCGGACTGATTATCGGTTCGTTATTCGTCATCTACCCGGGAATTCCTGAAAGTGGAACGCCGTTTGTTATGAGTGTTATTGCTTTCTTTACAGGTCTTGTCGTTGCAAATATGTTCAGTTCACCGAACAAAGCATCAATCATAAACAATTAG
- a CDS encoding helix-turn-helix transcriptional regulator: MHFPTNRVKGLRARFNLTQGNIAEKVGGTRQTIGSLEKGSYTPSLLLALNIAGVFEMPIERIFSEEEMKK; encoded by the coding sequence ATCCATTTTCCCACAAACCGCGTGAAGGGATTAAGAGCACGTTTCAATTTGACACAAGGTAATATTGCCGAAAAAGTCGGGGGAACAAGGCAAACAATCGGCTCGCTAGAAAAAGGCAGCTATACACCTTCCCTGCTGCTAGCATTGAATATCGCAGGAGTGTTTGAAATGCCGATTGAGAGGATTTTTTCGGAGGAGGAAATGAAAAAATGA